The DNA sequence CAGGCCCGTGGCTGCGCGGCGTTGTGATTCAGTGACACGTGTGAGAGGGGGAATTCCACTCTGCCCCGCACAacatgtggctgctgctcctcgaGCATCCTGCCGGGCTCACGCTGGTGccgctccctgctgcctcctcccgCCTGCCCTGCTGGCATCCGGCATCAGGTCAGCTCGTCCAGGGAACGCGAGGAGGGGCAAAAGGAGCTTTACAAgcgaggaggggaaaaggattttttcctcgGCCGCATCCCCGCACGGGCTGGAAAGGGCCTTCCCCACCTGGCAGGGGAAGACGCTGCCTAACCCCAGTGAGGCATCGCGGCTCTGGgccggcatcgccgcccggGACCGCGCTCGCCGCCCCTCCCGGGCACCCCGGGGGCGGGGGGAAAGGCTCCGGGAGCCGCGGGCAAGGCGGCGGCAGGGCGGGCAgcgctcccagccctggggcagcagctggcaggcCGCGctgcgaggcggcggcggcgggagcagcCGAGCCGtgagtcagcccgggaatgtcCTGGCACGGGCGGCTGCGGCTCCCGGTGAGGGTGACGCAAGGGGCTCGGCCGAGAGCAGAGCCCCCGGGCGTGACCGGCCCGGGCAGGAGCCGCAGCCGTGcccgctgccctgccctgccttgccCTGGCGGTGCCCTGCCCGCCGCCCTGCCCGCTGCCCTACCCGCTGCCCTACCCGCTGCCCTGCCCGGTGCCCTGCCCGGTGCCCTGGCGATGCCCTGCCCGCTGCCCTGCCCGCTGCCCTGCCCGGTGCGCTGGGAGCTCGGGGAGCccaagggggatttggggaccgCTCCGCTGGACGAGGCTGCTTAAACCTGCAGAATTGTGAAAAGGGATAGTGGATTCTGGAGCTGCCCTGATGGGGATGGCTGCGGATCCGCGCCTCACACCAGCACACGCACACTGCCCCTCGCTTCAGGCTCCGCAATTAGCTCACAGGGAGGCACTGCAGGTCTTCCTAACTTGCCGCAAAATCGTGCCAGGATCCACAACTTAAGAGACAAATATATTTACTGTTGGGTTTTtgcttgtgtttttttttttgtttgtttgttttgggtttttttggttttttggtgtgcttttttgggggtgtttttttagttttttttttttgaggaatgTATCTGCAATgtaaggagagagaaaaactcAGTGTTAGCATTTCACAGCTTTTCTCTAATGCTCTCTTACATTACCAAAAGTTGGACTTTGTCTGGCTTTCTTCGCACTCCCACTGAAAATACAGAATTCTTAGAGGGAAACTTGGTATTTTGCAGGGGTACGCAggacagcaaaggaaaaaaagaagtgtcCTGAGCAAAAGATCACATCAGATGCAGTTTCCTATGCATTTCTCTTCCTTGACAGGTTGATTTTTTGAACTGAATGGTATTAAGACTCTCTGTCATTTCGGTGTGCATCTATGCAAGctcctctgcttttcctttccctctgctcAGTCCTCTTGAAGGCAATCTGGCTACACTGTAACAGCTCCAATGCCCCCAGCAGAACCCAGCAGAAACCAACAGGCTCCTGAATTGGACTGGTAGACATACAGCCTCACTTTCTTCTATCTCAGATggattattttataaaatttaatTACTTAATTATGGATCTTAATTACTTTTGTGACCTCTATTCTTGTGTCAGATTTAACTCAAACAAGCTAACAAGTCAAAAAGTCGTTGAGATAAGGACTAGCCCAAGTCAGAGGGGATGCCTGAGGAGGCCAAGCAGAGGCCTTGCTTCCATGAGAAATGAGGCTGAAGTGGCAACACTGAGCTCAGCGAGGACCACAGAAGAACAAATAGGATGCACAGAGCACTAAAGGAAAGGACTGTGATACCAAAGAGCTTCAGTGCATAACGCAGCTCAGTCGATTCTTATAATTTCTCACTAATGAGCACCCAGGAGCTGAATCCAAACAAATAGTGCCTCCTGCTCCACGGTGAGTCATTGCTTCCATCCACAGAGGGTGAAGGGAGCCTTGGAGGGCTTCCTCAGAGGCATGTGCCCCACAGAGGGTATCATTCACAAAGCTtttagtgctgctgctgctgctgctgctgctgctgggctctctGAATCATTGGGCTATTTCGGTGGTGCCTGGTGGGATGCAGGTCTTGTGGCACAGGGTAGTGAAACTCGATGCTTCCCGATGCAGTGAGATGCCGAAGTGAGGAACCAGCTTTGTCTGGGTGTGCTTCAGCAGTAAGATTTGCTTGGTCATTACTGCTTTTGGCTGGATACTGGCCATTTCTGTGGCCTCCAAAGTTCACCAGTGGTCTCTGTCACAAATTCCTTCTCTGATCACTGCAGTCACCGGGAGTTCAAAATCAATTTTCTTGAAAATGAGAAGCTCCTTTCTGTTTACCTGTGACATGTTTTTCACCTCTAAGAAATGCTCTCAAATTCTGGCAAACTCATTTCTGTGTCAGAGATTTCTGTAAAGTCAcactccttcagcctgtgctgctTCTGTAATCTGGTGACTGCCAAGTAACAGTCAGTgatgtgcagcagcagaagcagcagccctTGGTGCCTGGGTACCTCAAGCATGCACCTTGTGAGATGGAGAGTATCAAGCACTCCTTATTCATTATTCAGTTTCCACGGTGTTAAAAACAGAGGGTGAGTCATGCACAGTGTTGCAGTTGTCATCCCTGGAGCACCTATCCAGCCACGCAACTCTGGAGCTGGTAACTCCACACCTTTCATTTCAGGAGCCTGGAACATGCAGTGCAGAGGCCCCATGTAGGTGGCTGAGGGTGCTCTGCAAGGACACGAGACTAGGGCACTCACACACAGCAGATTCCTGCTCCTGTGCACATGTTAGAAGTTTGCAGAGTCCATGGCAGCAAGTGTGGTCAGCAGCACCAGAGGATGTAGTGCACATGAGCACAGCTACACCTGCTTGCCAAATACACAATAAAGGTACTCCTTCCTGAGTCCCACATTGCTGGCTCTTACACAGGCAGATGACACGAGTCATCCGGAAGAAAAGGACTTGAGTCAAACAGAGTTCAGTGGCAGCAGGAAATCTGGAATGTGTGGTTGTAAGGAGGTGAGGGGTAAATACAGCTCCAGATTAGTGATTTCAAGGCTGATGAACCAAATTTTGAATATTGATTATGCAAGTCGGTCTTGAATTCTGCATCCAGAGGGCAGGATATACCCAGAGGGTTGGGTGTAACTCAAAAAGGATATTGGAAACATAGTGTCTCAGCTGATCAACAAGGTAATGTATAGTAATGGAGAATGGGGGCAGAAATGTCAACACATCCCTCACACAATGCAGTATGAAGATACGAACATATATGTATCTAAAACACATAGGGGAATCTAATACACATTCACACGTGCTGACAAACACTGGCTTGTCGGTTTCTACCACCATACTGGCAGCAGTTCAAGTGTTTGGGGGAGAGAGAGCTGGCTGgtcacagcacaggctggaggcTCACAGGTACAGCTCCTTGAGGTCCTCAATGTTTAGGATTCCTTGGTTTTCAAACACACCAGTTGAGGGTGAAGAGTCACACAGGGCTGAGAATCCTCTTGTCCACTTGGATGGGCTAGAGATAAAATGCTCTGTGTTTGTTGCCCTGCGCCTGAAGCCCTGTCCAGCTTAGTATGGAACAGTAAAACACTGTCGGGAGAGCTGTCCTTCCTTGTTTTTTCTGTAAGTAATTTTCTCATCTTTTCATGCACCTTCCACCCTACGTGCTGTCCCGCCTCactgcctgagcagctctgccaagATGGCAGAAAGAGCACTCTTTGTGCCGGGTCCCTTTGTGCCCAGGGcctttccctgcacagcccGGGGCGCAGCACAGATCCTTCCAGCGGGGACAGGGCGGCGTGGCACACGGCAGCGGCACAATGCCGCCCGTGCCGCCTGCCGGGGCAGCCTGGCAGCGCCGAGCCGTGAGCAGGGGGCAAACCCTTCGGAGCAGCACAGAGCGCCTCGGCCCGGGGAGCAGCGCCGGGCGGTGCGGGGCAGGGCGGCGGGCTCCGAGCGGCCACGCCGCCATCGTGCCCCGGCCTGACGCTGCTGCTCCGGGCCCAGCCGAGGGGCCGCCTCGCCCCTcgcagccagccggccgctgCCGGGGCCCGCTGAAGGCGCCGCCCGGGGCTGCGGAGCCCAGGCCAGGCATCCGCATTCCGGCGACGGCGCTGCCTAGGCCGAACGGGCGAGCGGGCCCCGCCGCCTGCGGGCCCTTCCCCGCGGGGGCCGGCCCAGCGCGGCCCGGCGGCGGCACGTGGTGGCGGCGCGGCCCATGTGACCGGCCCTCCCCGGCCGCTGCGGCTCATCCCCCGCCCGGCCGAGTCCCCGCCCGCCTCGCCCCCAGCGCAGCGCAGCGCTCTCTGCGTGCAGCAGCCCCGCACCGCaggcagccgccgccgccccgggaCCCGGCGCCATGGTAAGGGCGGCGCGGCGCGGACGGGCGGGGAGGGCGGTGCGGGCGGCTGGCGCGGCCCGGCGGAGCCGAGCGAGGCTGAGCGGagcaggcccggcccggcgcggccccgCGGCCTCCGGCGGCCATTTTAGTCTAATTTTAGCCGGGTGCGGGGGGAAGGGGAcgcgggagcggccgcggggcAGCtacgggcggcggggccggggccaggCCCGGGGCCTGGCCGGGCGGGCGGCGCAGCGCTCCCTGCGGCACCGCCCGGGCGTGCGATACCCGACGGGGCGGTGAGGGGCGGTGGGCGCGGAGAGAGGGGTCCCGCACTCCTCCCGAGGAGCAGCCCGGTGCCCGGGCCCGAGGGGCGgccgggagcggccgcggggGAGCGCTggggccgggcggggctgccGGCGCGCGGGGACgggggcgcggggcggcggggcTCCTCCGGCCCCGCGAACAAAGCGGGGAGAGGGGCCCGCGGCTTCGCCCCCGGGGACAAAGCCGCCGGCTCCCTGCGAGCACCTGCCTTCCCTCCCCGGCAGCCTGCGCTGGCAGCGCTGCCTCGGCAGATGTAATTGCTGGACCGAGAGCAAGGGCGCTGCAGATGGGCTGAGCTCGCTTGCTCACTCGCAGCGGGGTTtgctaaattattttcattttgcctGGAGCTGCCCGTTTGCCCTGccggtgttttgtttccttgctgTTTTAGGCTCTTATTTTGAGCGGCTTGCGAGCCTGATGGGGAGCTGTACAGTTGTAATCGGTATTTTTATATGAACGAAGAGCAGTCAAACAATACTCCCGCAGCAGTATGAAGTAAAATTCGGGAGTTCTTAAGGCGCGGTGTTGAAGCTGACACAAtgcagaaaacatttctgctgcTTGTAGAGCCTTACCTCACGCAACAAAATGAGAGTCATGACACTGCtggatgtgagctgctgctgtagTGTTTGCtctactagaaaaaaaaaaagccaacaaaaatctatcccccaaaaccccacccccTCCCATCCCAACCGAAAATTACAAACTCCTCTCCTGTGTTCAGTTCCTGCCCCCCCAtcctccctcttcccctcccccccaaatAAGCCAGATGCATGATAAGGTAAAGAAAACTGTTTGAGCAGTACAGTTGTGTGACTAGTTGGATGAAACTGCTATCCAGAACTGCTGAGCTGAAAATGCTGAGATCTACAACAAGAAACTACTGAATTCACGCCTCCTTTGTATCCTCTGCTCCAGTCCTACAAATATTACTAAATTCATAGTGTGTTCAGGTTGAGTATAGTATTTTTATTCTTACGGGGGCAGGCAGACTTCTTTATCTAGCACTGTGGGCTATCATCTTCTAGTGAGTGTTAATTTTTGCTGTTTAAATTATTCCTTTGATCTCATTTTACAGGCTTCTGGAGTAACAGTGAACGATGAAGTCATAAAGGTTTTTAATGACATGAAAGTAAGGAAATCTTCAACCCcagaagagattaaaaaaagaaagaaagccgTTCTCTTCTGCTTAAGTGATgacaaaaaacaaataattGTAGAGGAGGCAAAGCAGATATTGGTTGGTGACATTGGTGATACTGTGGAGGACCCCTACACAGCCTTTGTGAAGTTGCTACCTTTGAATGATTGCCGATACGCTTTGTATGATGCCACATACGAGACAAAGGAATCTAAGAAAGAAGACCTGGTATTTATATTCTGGTGTGTGAAAGCAAAGCTTGCTGTCAAAATTGAATGTTCTGGAGCTACCAGTGGATAACGTAGTAACTGtttgttgttggctttttttctttaaagggcTCCTGAAAGTGCACCTTTAAAAAGCAAGATGATCTACGCAAGCTCTAAAGATgccattaaaaagaaatttacaGGTATGGACCTAAAAATGCTTTTCTCGTTAACCACTGTACCATTTAGATGTTGAGGTTCTCATAAGTACATTGTTGTCCATCTGTCTTTCAGGTATTAAACATGAGTGGCAAGTAAATGGTTTGGATGATATTAAGGACCGTTCAACACTTGGAGAGAAATTGGGAGGCAACGTGGTAGTTTCACTTGAAGGAAAACCCTTATAAAAAGACAGACAAGTGCCATCTGGATCTAAGGAGCTTCCATTTCTGCAGCTCGTTCAATTGGAATAGTATTAgtctccccatcccctcccctcctcAAAAAATAAGCCCCTTCCCCACCACCCTGAAGGAGATGTCATTGTTAAGCAGTCTACCAGTGATTGCCATTAGACTGTTTGATCCTGGTAGTTTTATGTAGGATCCAAGGAATGCTTTCACGTCATACTCTTGGCCAAAACTGACGTTGCAGGCATTCCTTGCAACATGTTCAATGAATGTGATAGTTAATGTAAATAGTCTAGCAGACAGCAAAGGGTAAGCTAATCGAATGCCTTGAAAGTATTGTCCACTGGTCGGATGGTAGACTCTCTACAGTATTACTTACAGTTGCACTTGATTGCAGTTCCATGAGGCTCTTGTGCATTCATACACCTCACCTGCCTTGACAAGCCTATTTTTGTGACATGGCAGCACACAACACTATGCATTTAAAGCACTTTTTTGTAATATGTTTGAcccgccccctccccaaggAATGCCAATTAAGTTGCTGTAACTGTGTCATCAAATTATTGTAGTACCTCAGTTTCATTCCTGTTACATGCATATCTTTATAAATGAAGTAGCTGTTACGATGCCTTTCGTTTTCCATTGAATGTACACTACTGAACAGGAGTAGAAGTTATCTGTTTACCATATGAGTCTTGAAACACTAAAGTTTTGTAAAACATCAGTCATGGTGGCAATTTCTGTATTAAAAAGAGCCTTAAATGGAACATTGTTCTTTGAGATCAAAAACTGGCCACGTTGCAATAAAACTTGTGGCTTATTACAGAACGTTGCCTTGTTTTCATTGGAAAATATAGTTTTTAAGTGTTT is a window from the Zonotrichia albicollis isolate bZonAlb1 chromosome 6, bZonAlb1.hap1, whole genome shotgun sequence genome containing:
- the CFL2 gene encoding cofilin-2 isoform X1 — protein: MASGVTVNDEVIKVFNDMKVRKSSTPEEIKKRKKAVLFCLSDDKKQIIVEEAKQILVGDIGDTVEDPYTAFVKLLPLNDCRYALYDATYETKESKKEDLVFIFWAPESAPLKSKMIYASSKDAIKKKFTGIKHEWQVNGLDDIKDRSTLGEKLGGNVVVSLEGKPL
- the CFL2 gene encoding cofilin-2 isoform X2; its protein translation is MKVRKSSTPEEIKKRKKAVLFCLSDDKKQIIVEEAKQILVGDIGDTVEDPYTAFVKLLPLNDCRYALYDATYETKESKKEDLVFIFWAPESAPLKSKMIYASSKDAIKKKFTGIKHEWQVNGLDDIKDRSTLGEKLGGNVVVSLEGKPL